The Corynebacterium poyangense genome includes a window with the following:
- a CDS encoding YncE family protein produces the protein MKKTLFRTGAIAVSAALLVSCSAQGGDSATSSSSVGSSASESSSAPTTPNVEAPGKPAQLAEVRHQTPRVALSYDGGVMVLDAGNLDKGEAPKMVKELDKDGYLRLNSAGDDRHVFVSTGKDFEVLDIGSYHVPHGDHSHYYAGDPSFTGFKAEGAKPGHVTTNGKKAVLFDDETGDVTTINLENFTVADAFQVSPHHGIGHLNEDGTYMVTIADKEGKRIGVAQVKPDGTEIKRFEQCPDAHGAKEAADGALFVGCTDGGLIYKDGNVTKVKAPDTYGRIGNQAGSKDSKYILGDYKTDKKAAEEEKLERPERVSIIDTSNGDIKLVDLGTSYTFRSLAMTDEGQAVVLGTDGSLHIIDPEQGKVVKTINVISPWKESETWQDPRPALSVQGNAAYVTDPATNTLHVIDLKGEKEAHKVELPHTPDEIVMSEG, from the coding sequence ATGAAAAAGACTCTATTCCGCACCGGCGCAATCGCGGTTTCCGCCGCCTTGCTTGTATCTTGCTCCGCCCAGGGCGGAGACTCCGCAACCTCATCATCCTCTGTGGGTTCTTCCGCCTCCGAATCCTCCTCCGCCCCTACTACACCGAATGTCGAAGCCCCCGGCAAACCTGCACAATTAGCCGAAGTCCGCCACCAGACCCCGCGCGTCGCCCTTTCTTATGACGGAGGAGTTATGGTTCTTGATGCCGGGAACCTGGACAAGGGCGAGGCTCCCAAAATGGTTAAGGAGCTTGATAAAGATGGCTACCTGCGGCTCAATTCCGCTGGCGATGACCGCCACGTCTTTGTCTCCACTGGCAAAGATTTCGAAGTTCTCGATATCGGCTCCTACCATGTACCGCACGGCGATCACTCCCACTACTACGCCGGTGACCCCTCGTTCACCGGATTCAAGGCAGAGGGCGCTAAGCCTGGTCATGTCACTACCAACGGTAAAAAAGCAGTACTTTTTGACGATGAAACCGGGGATGTCACCACCATCAACCTGGAAAACTTCACCGTGGCTGACGCCTTCCAAGTTTCACCTCACCACGGAATTGGACACCTTAATGAGGATGGCACCTACATGGTGACCATTGCCGATAAAGAAGGAAAACGAATTGGTGTAGCCCAGGTAAAACCCGACGGAACCGAAATCAAGCGCTTTGAACAGTGCCCCGACGCCCACGGCGCTAAGGAAGCAGCCGACGGAGCGCTATTTGTGGGATGCACCGACGGTGGCCTGATTTATAAGGATGGCAACGTCACCAAGGTGAAAGCCCCGGATACTTACGGACGTATCGGTAATCAGGCCGGATCTAAAGACAGCAAATATATCTTGGGCGATTACAAGACAGATAAGAAAGCTGCCGAGGAAGAAAAACTGGAACGCCCGGAGCGGGTTTCGATCATTGATACCTCTAATGGGGACATCAAGCTTGTTGATCTGGGTACCTCCTACACTTTCCGTTCCCTTGCTATGACCGATGAAGGCCAGGCTGTAGTGCTGGGCACCGACGGCAGCTTGCATATCATTGATCCGGAACAGGGCAAGGTTGTGAAGACCATCAATGTCATTAGCCCTTGGAAGGAATCCGAAACCTGGCAGGATCCGCGCCCAGCGCTGTCAGTCCAGGGAAACGCGGCGTATGTCACTGATCCGGCCACCAATACCTTGCATGTCATTGACCTCAAGGGTGAAAAAGAAGCGCACAAAGTTGAGCTGCCGCATACCCCGGATGAGATTGTTATGAGCGAAGGATAA
- the rplN gene encoding 50S ribosomal protein L14: MIQQESRLKVADNTGAREILCIRVLGGSTRRFAGIGDTIVATVKHATPGGNVKAGDIVKAVIVRAKKETRRPDGSYIAFDENAAVLIRNDNEPRGTRIFGPVARELREKKFMKIVSLAPEVI, translated from the coding sequence GTGATTCAGCAAGAATCGCGTCTGAAAGTCGCTGATAACACCGGTGCCCGGGAAATCCTGTGCATCCGCGTTCTCGGTGGCTCCACTCGACGCTTTGCTGGCATTGGTGACACCATCGTTGCCACTGTCAAGCACGCTACCCCCGGTGGAAACGTCAAAGCTGGTGACATTGTCAAAGCAGTGATTGTCCGTGCTAAGAAGGAAACCCGTCGTCCCGACGGCTCCTACATCGCTTTCGATGAAAATGCTGCGGTATTGATCCGGAATGACAATGAACCTCGTGGTACCCGCATCTTCGGGCCGGTTGCCCGCGAGCTGCGTGAGAAGAAGTTCATGAAGATCGTCTCGCTGGCTCCGGAGGTAATCTAA
- the rplX gene encoding 50S ribosomal protein L24: MKIHKGDMVLVISGRDKGVKGKVIKAFPKTEKVLVEGVNRVKKHVANSAPERGAESGGIVTQEAPIHVSKVMVLDSDGNPTRVGYRFDENGRKVRISRRNGKDI; this comes from the coding sequence ATGAAGATTCATAAGGGCGATATGGTTCTCGTCATTTCTGGCCGGGACAAAGGCGTTAAGGGGAAAGTTATCAAGGCTTTCCCGAAGACCGAGAAAGTTCTGGTAGAAGGCGTTAATCGCGTTAAGAAGCACGTCGCAAACTCTGCCCCCGAGCGTGGTGCTGAGTCCGGTGGCATTGTCACCCAGGAGGCTCCGATTCATGTCTCCAAGGTGATGGTTCTCGATTCTGACGGTAACCCGACCCGTGTTGGCTACCGCTTCGACGAGAATGGCCGGAAGGTCCGTATCTCGCGTCGTAACGGGAAGGACATCTAA
- the rplE gene encoding 50S ribosomal protein L5, with translation MAEKYTPRLKTTYREEIRTKLNDEFKYDNVMQIPGLTKIVVNMGVGDAARDSKLINGAMNDLALITGQKPQLRRARKSIANFKLREGMPIGAKVTLRGDRMWEFLDRLLTVALPRIRDFRGLSDRQFDGNGNYTFGLTEQTMFYEIDVDKVDRPRGMDITVVTTATNDDEGRALLRELGFPFKK, from the coding sequence ATGGCTGAGAAATACACCCCCCGTCTCAAAACAACCTATCGCGAGGAAATCCGCACCAAGCTTAACGATGAGTTCAAGTATGACAACGTCATGCAGATTCCCGGATTGACCAAGATCGTGGTCAACATGGGTGTGGGCGACGCCGCTCGTGACTCCAAGCTCATCAACGGTGCGATGAATGATCTGGCTCTCATTACCGGCCAGAAACCCCAGCTTCGTCGGGCACGGAAATCTATTGCTAACTTCAAGCTCCGCGAAGGAATGCCCATCGGCGCGAAAGTCACTCTGCGCGGTGACCGGATGTGGGAATTCTTGGACCGTCTCTTAACCGTGGCGCTTCCTCGTATTCGTGACTTCCGTGGTTTGTCTGATCGTCAATTCGATGGAAACGGCAACTACACCTTCGGTCTCACCGAGCAAACCATGTTCTACGAGATTGATGTGGACAAAGTTGATCGTCCGCGCGGTATGGACATCACCGTCGTTACCACTGCGACCAACGATGATGAGGGACGAGCATTGCTCCGTGAGCTTGGCTTCCCCTTCAAGAAGTAA
- a CDS encoding formate/nitrite transporter family protein, with translation MSLNDSAAAAVKKKDSLFREDFGRFGVRAVLAGAYLTLGTAFAGVAGNAVEKHAAGMGGVVFALLFGLGLFSIVILGAELATGNMMFFSYGATTRQVGWGRAVTVVVVTTLLNLVGAIIIAAGLGLSAKFSGMGPDHLIATLSQGKLVKSPVHMFVEAIMANFVVNMGIVGAIFAKDIVSKFFVIVPLIAIFVGLGLEHVIANFSLMSITFFSANPMIEAMTPAHVLLNWVLVFLGNFIGGGLLIGSLYAWLNRGSEAYRD, from the coding sequence ATGAGTTTAAACGACAGTGCTGCGGCTGCAGTGAAGAAAAAGGACTCCTTGTTTCGGGAAGATTTTGGGCGATTCGGGGTTCGAGCAGTGTTGGCTGGTGCTTACCTGACGCTGGGTACTGCCTTCGCCGGGGTTGCAGGAAACGCAGTAGAAAAGCACGCTGCAGGCATGGGCGGAGTAGTTTTTGCTCTGCTCTTCGGCCTCGGCCTGTTCAGCATCGTTATTCTGGGAGCTGAACTCGCCACCGGAAACATGATGTTCTTCAGCTATGGTGCTACCACCCGGCAAGTGGGCTGGGGCAGAGCTGTTACCGTCGTAGTGGTCACAACTTTGCTTAACCTGGTAGGAGCTATCATCATCGCCGCCGGCCTGGGACTATCAGCAAAGTTCAGCGGCATGGGGCCAGATCACCTGATAGCCACCTTATCTCAAGGAAAACTAGTCAAATCCCCGGTCCACATGTTTGTTGAAGCAATCATGGCGAACTTTGTGGTCAATATGGGGATTGTCGGGGCAATTTTCGCTAAGGACATTGTCTCCAAATTCTTTGTCATCGTTCCCCTCATCGCCATCTTCGTCGGCCTCGGCTTAGAACACGTCATCGCTAATTTCTCGCTAATGAGCATTACTTTCTTTAGTGCTAACCCGATGATCGAGGCAATGACTCCCGCTCATGTCCTCCTGAATTGGGTATTGGTTTTCCTCGGCAACTTCATTGGTGGTGGACTGCTCATCGGCAGCTTGTACGCCTGGTTAAACCGAGGTAGCGAGGCCTATCGAGACTAA
- the fdhD gene encoding formate dehydrogenase accessory sulfurtransferase FdhD: protein MVRLSRRVATLRLRRDRESNTHWLFDHRADDVIVEEPLEVRSRGQVIATTMRTPGHDIDFIHGYLFSEGLIERAEDIREARYCPGAIGPGGTNTYNVVEVELSGRRSIPMEFIRSSVTTSACGVCGSSSAEQIMARRGYSPVSPITPPPDLLVHLPQLLRTEQKAFRRTGGVHAAGVATTDGQLHLVREDVGRHNAADKIIGAMLRSEEIPASGKILVMSSRASFELVQKAVLAGFSGLVAVSAATSAAVELARSAGLLLVGFTRDDRCNIYSGDVERI, encoded by the coding sequence ATGGTCAGGCTTAGCCGCAGAGTCGCTACTCTCAGGCTTCGTCGGGACAGGGAATCCAACACTCATTGGCTGTTTGATCACCGGGCAGACGATGTCATAGTCGAGGAACCCCTGGAGGTTCGATCCCGCGGACAGGTCATTGCCACCACCATGCGCACACCTGGTCATGATATTGACTTCATTCATGGTTATCTGTTTTCCGAGGGCCTGATCGAACGAGCTGAGGATATTCGCGAAGCACGTTACTGCCCAGGCGCTATAGGCCCAGGCGGAACCAATACCTATAACGTCGTGGAGGTGGAATTATCCGGACGCAGATCTATTCCTATGGAGTTTATTCGTAGTTCGGTGACCACCTCAGCCTGCGGGGTGTGCGGCAGCAGCTCAGCAGAACAAATTATGGCGCGACGAGGTTACTCGCCGGTATCTCCGATTACTCCTCCCCCTGATCTTTTAGTGCACTTACCTCAGTTATTAAGAACTGAGCAAAAGGCATTTCGACGCACCGGCGGAGTTCACGCCGCAGGTGTCGCCACCACAGACGGTCAGCTGCACCTAGTCCGCGAAGATGTGGGCCGGCACAACGCAGCCGATAAGATCATTGGGGCAATGCTGCGCTCAGAAGAGATCCCCGCCTCCGGGAAAATCCTCGTCATGAGTTCGCGGGCCTCCTTTGAGCTGGTTCAAAAAGCTGTCCTGGCTGGTTTTTCTGGACTCGTAGCCGTATCTGCCGCCACCTCAGCCGCCGTCGAATTAGCTCGATCCGCAGGCTTGCTGCTAGTTGGCTTTACTCGCGATGATCGCTGCAATATCTACTCTGGAGACGTAGAAAGAATATAG
- a CDS encoding DUF6457 domain-containing protein encodes MNEQSARFSEEPAVKTARVWLHAVAQDLGVSPDLFDPVIRDLLDLTRDVAHGPSRPAAPLTAFLVGLASNQQQDTPETLKERITRVRNLVQHWESDDGQA; translated from the coding sequence ATGAACGAACAGTCCGCACGCTTTTCGGAAGAACCTGCAGTAAAAACAGCCCGCGTTTGGCTCCATGCCGTTGCCCAGGATTTAGGGGTGTCTCCCGATCTCTTTGATCCGGTCATTCGAGATCTTTTGGATCTTACTCGCGACGTCGCCCACGGCCCCTCGCGCCCAGCTGCTCCACTCACCGCCTTTTTGGTGGGCCTAGCCAGCAACCAGCAGCAAGACACGCCTGAGACTTTAAAAGAGCGAATCACCCGAGTCCGAAACTTAGTCCAGCACTGGGAGAGTGACGATGGTCAGGCTTAG
- the rpsH gene encoding 30S ribosomal protein S8: MTMTDPIADMLSRVRNANHAYHDSVSMPSSKLKVHIAEILKQEGYISDYRVEDAKVGKSLTLDLKYGPQRERSISGLRRVSKPGLRVYAKSTNLPQVLGGLGVAIISTSHGLLTDRQAKEKGVGGEVLAYVW; encoded by the coding sequence ATGACCATGACTGACCCTATCGCCGACATGCTGTCGCGCGTGCGCAACGCTAATCACGCGTACCACGACTCTGTGTCGATGCCTTCTTCTAAGCTCAAGGTGCATATTGCTGAGATCCTGAAGCAAGAAGGCTACATCAGCGACTACCGGGTTGAGGACGCTAAAGTTGGCAAGAGCTTGACCCTCGACCTTAAGTATGGCCCGCAACGTGAACGCTCTATCTCTGGATTGCGTCGTGTTTCTAAGCCGGGTCTGCGTGTGTACGCGAAGTCCACCAACCTGCCGCAGGTACTCGGTGGCCTGGGTGTGGCTATTATCTCCACCTCCCATGGCCTACTGACTGACCGCCAGGCGAAAGAGAAAGGTGTAGGCGGAGAAGTCCTCGCCTACGTCTGGTAA
- the rplF gene encoding 50S ribosomal protein L6, with translation MSRVGKNPIAIPSGVETKIDGQHVEVKGPKGTLSLDVPAPISVAVEDNQIVVTRPDDHRKNRSLHGLSRSLVNNMIIGVTEGYTIKMEIFGVGYRVQKKGNNLEFALGYSHPILIEAPEGVEFAVDGNTKFSISGINKQQVGQIAANIRRLRKDDPYKGKGIRYEGEQIRRKVGKAGK, from the coding sequence ATGTCGCGTGTCGGTAAGAATCCGATTGCTATTCCGTCCGGCGTCGAAACGAAAATCGACGGCCAGCACGTAGAGGTCAAAGGCCCGAAGGGTACTTTAAGCCTGGATGTGCCGGCTCCGATCAGCGTCGCCGTTGAGGACAACCAAATTGTGGTTACCCGTCCGGATGACCACCGTAAAAACCGTTCCCTGCACGGTCTTTCTCGGTCCCTGGTGAATAACATGATCATCGGAGTAACCGAGGGCTACACCATTAAGATGGAAATCTTCGGTGTTGGTTACCGTGTTCAGAAGAAGGGCAACAACCTGGAGTTTGCTCTTGGTTACAGCCACCCGATCCTAATTGAGGCACCGGAAGGCGTGGAATTCGCCGTCGATGGCAATACCAAGTTCTCCATCTCCGGTATCAACAAGCAGCAGGTCGGGCAGATCGCTGCCAACATCCGCCGGCTGCGGAAGGATGATCCTTATAAGGGTAAGGGCATCCGTTACGAAGGTGAGCAGATCCGGCGCAAAGTCGGAAAGGCGGGTAAGTAA
- the rplR gene encoding 50S ribosomal protein L18 has protein sequence MSNTANNEKRVPVGKDISTRRREARARRHFRIRKTLRGTPERPRLVVHRSSRHMTAQVIDDLAGHTLCAASTMEADIRALEGDKKAKGAKVGELIAERAKAAGIEKVVFDRAGYKYHGRVAALADAAREGGLDF, from the coding sequence ATGAGCAATACTGCAAATAACGAGAAGCGTGTACCGGTGGGTAAAGATATTTCCACCCGCCGTCGTGAAGCTCGCGCTCGCCGCCACTTCCGGATCCGGAAGACTCTGCGAGGTACTCCGGAGCGTCCTCGTCTGGTGGTGCACCGCAGCTCTCGTCACATGACTGCCCAGGTTATTGATGACCTGGCCGGACACACCCTGTGCGCAGCCTCCACCATGGAAGCTGACATTCGCGCTTTGGAAGGTGACAAGAAAGCTAAGGGCGCAAAGGTTGGAGAGCTCATCGCAGAGCGGGCCAAAGCTGCTGGCATCGAAAAGGTCGTATTTGACCGTGCCGGTTATAAATATCATGGCCGCGTAGCTGCTCTGGCTGATGCAGCACGTGAAGGTGGTCTAGATTTCTAA
- the rpmD gene encoding 50S ribosomal protein L30 — translation MALKITQLKGTVGTTPKQRDNLRSLGLRRIRHSVVRPDTAQVRGMINVVRHLVSVEEVAGE, via the coding sequence ATGGCACTGAAGATCACCCAGCTCAAGGGAACTGTCGGTACTACCCCGAAGCAGCGTGATAACTTGCGGAGCCTCGGTCTCCGGCGGATTCGCCACAGCGTAGTTCGCCCGGATACCGCACAGGTGCGTGGCATGATCAACGTGGTCCGTCACCTGGTCTCCGTCGAAGAAGTGGCAGGAGAGTAG
- the rplO gene encoding 50S ribosomal protein L15: MSEPIKLHDLRPAKGANKPKTRVGRGEASKGKTAGRGTKGTKARKQVSAAFEGGQMPIHMRLPKLKGFKNPNRVEYQVVNVSDLEKKFPEGGDITKADLVAKGLVRKKQPVKVLGDGDINVKVNVVADKFSGSAREKIEAAGGSVTVEGK; this comes from the coding sequence ATGAGTGAACCGATCAAGCTTCACGACCTGCGTCCTGCCAAGGGTGCCAACAAGCCGAAGACCCGAGTTGGTCGCGGTGAAGCATCCAAAGGTAAGACCGCCGGCCGTGGTACCAAAGGTACAAAAGCTCGTAAGCAGGTTTCGGCAGCATTCGAGGGTGGTCAAATGCCCATCCACATGCGTCTGCCGAAGCTCAAGGGCTTCAAGAACCCGAATCGGGTGGAATACCAGGTTGTCAACGTTAGTGATCTGGAAAAGAAATTCCCCGAGGGGGGCGACATCACCAAAGCTGACTTGGTGGCCAAGGGACTGGTGCGCAAGAAGCAACCCGTCAAGGTCCTCGGCGATGGTGACATCAACGTGAAGGTCAACGTGGTTGCCGATAAATTCTCCGGCTCTGCCCGTGAGAAGATTGAAGCAGCCGGTGGCTCTGTCACCGTTGAAGGCAAGTAA
- the secY gene encoding preprotein translocase subunit SecY, whose product MSAIISAFKDADLRRKIIVTIFLIVLYRIGAQIPSPGVDYASISSRLHELEQDSGLYTAINLFSGGALLKLSIFAIGIMPYITASIIVQLLTVVIPKFEELKKEGQSGQTKMTQYTRYLTLALAAMQSSGIVALASRGQLLGPGVQVLAQEHGVWDLVLLVIVMTSGAILVMWLGELITEKGVGNGMSLLIFAGIATRLPTDGARILAHSGGVVFAAVTVAVVILVIGVVFVEQGQRRIPVQYAKRMVGRRQYGGTSTYLPLKVNQAGVIPVIFASSLIYMPVLITQIIQSGHLAPSDNWWQRNVIQYLQSPSSWQYIVLYFVLIVFFSYFYVSVQYDPNDQADNMKKYGGFIPGIRPGRPTAQYLGFVMNRLLFVGAAYLGIIAVLPNIALDLGVGDVSSGMTGFGGTAILIMVSVALTTVKQIESQLLQSNYEGLLK is encoded by the coding sequence GTGTCCGCCATTATCTCCGCTTTTAAAGATGCGGATCTGCGCCGGAAGATCATTGTGACCATCTTCCTCATTGTGCTCTACCGCATTGGTGCGCAGATTCCCTCGCCCGGCGTCGATTACGCGTCCATCTCTAGCCGATTGCACGAGTTAGAGCAAGACTCTGGGCTTTATACCGCCATCAACCTTTTCTCCGGCGGTGCATTGCTCAAGCTATCTATTTTTGCAATCGGAATTATGCCATATATTACGGCCTCAATTATTGTGCAGCTGCTGACTGTCGTAATTCCGAAGTTCGAGGAATTAAAGAAGGAGGGGCAATCTGGGCAAACAAAAATGACCCAGTACACCCGATACCTCACTCTTGCACTAGCGGCTATGCAATCTTCTGGCATAGTGGCCTTGGCCTCTCGCGGTCAACTGCTCGGCCCAGGGGTCCAGGTACTAGCCCAAGAGCACGGAGTGTGGGATCTCGTGCTTCTGGTGATTGTGATGACATCGGGTGCCATTTTGGTGATGTGGCTCGGTGAGCTGATCACCGAAAAGGGAGTAGGTAATGGCATGTCCCTGCTGATTTTCGCCGGCATTGCCACCCGTCTGCCCACCGACGGCGCAAGAATTCTGGCTCACTCTGGCGGGGTAGTTTTTGCCGCTGTAACCGTGGCGGTAGTCATCCTGGTCATCGGCGTCGTCTTTGTGGAACAAGGGCAACGACGGATCCCCGTGCAATATGCCAAGCGTATGGTTGGGCGCCGTCAATACGGCGGTACCTCTACCTATCTGCCGCTCAAGGTGAATCAAGCCGGTGTTATCCCGGTGATCTTCGCTTCCTCACTGATCTATATGCCGGTGCTGATTACCCAAATTATTCAGTCTGGGCATTTGGCTCCCTCGGATAACTGGTGGCAGCGCAACGTCATTCAGTATCTGCAATCGCCGTCATCGTGGCAATACATTGTGCTGTATTTCGTGCTCATCGTCTTCTTCTCCTATTTCTACGTCTCAGTGCAATATGATCCGAATGATCAGGCCGACAATATGAAGAAGTACGGCGGATTTATTCCCGGGATCCGCCCAGGCCGGCCCACGGCGCAATACCTCGGTTTTGTTATGAATCGGTTGTTGTTCGTTGGTGCTGCTTATTTGGGAATCATCGCTGTTTTACCGAATATTGCCCTAGACCTAGGCGTGGGTGACGTATCATCAGGGATGACAGGTTTTGGTGGTACAGCGATCCTGATTATGGTTTCGGTGGCACTAACAACCGTCAAACAGATTGAAAGCCAACTACTGCAAAGTAACTACGAAGGATTGTTGAAATGA
- a CDS encoding adenylate kinase encodes MRLVLLGPPGAGKGTQAALLSEKLGIPHISTGDLFRANIGEGTPLGIEAKQYIDAGKLVPTDVTARMVESRLAESDTEQGFLLDGFPRTVEQADILEELLAKQGHKLDGVLNFNVSEDVVVERMLARGRADDNENTIRTRLGVYREETAPLIDHYGDRIINIDAEGSVEEINDRAMTALGRS; translated from the coding sequence ATGAGACTCGTCCTCCTCGGTCCCCCCGGTGCCGGCAAAGGTACCCAAGCTGCACTCCTCTCCGAGAAGCTGGGAATTCCGCACATTTCCACGGGTGATCTTTTCCGCGCCAACATCGGAGAAGGAACGCCGTTGGGGATTGAAGCCAAGCAGTACATTGATGCCGGTAAGTTAGTTCCTACCGATGTTACTGCGCGGATGGTGGAATCTCGCTTAGCTGAATCCGATACTGAGCAGGGATTTTTGCTCGACGGCTTCCCCCGCACCGTAGAGCAAGCGGATATCCTTGAGGAGCTGCTGGCTAAGCAGGGTCATAAACTCGACGGCGTACTCAACTTCAATGTTTCTGAAGATGTTGTGGTTGAGCGGATGCTCGCTCGCGGCCGTGCTGATGATAATGAGAACACCATCCGTACCCGCCTTGGTGTCTACCGTGAAGAAACCGCACCGTTAATCGATCATTATGGGGATCGGATTATCAATATCGACGCTGAAGGTAGCGTAGAAGAGATCAATGACCGCGCGATGACAGCGCTTGGTCGTTCCTAG
- the map gene encoding type I methionyl aminopeptidase has product MGFRRKSRVITPRTPGELDAMQAAGEIVGHALTTVREAAKPGVSTKDLDLIAETVIRDSGAIPTFLGYEGFPASICASVNEVIVHGIPSPERYLDDGDLVSIDCGATLDGWVGDSALTFGVGEVADEVDALNKATEWVLEQAMKKMMPGNRLTDISHAVQEATHAAEQRFGVILGIVEGYGGHGIGRNMHEDPFVPNEGRGGRGPRILEGSVLAIEPMLCLGSGENEELSDGWTVVTVDGGVASHWEHTVAATSSGPRILTPRVGGQN; this is encoded by the coding sequence ATGGGATTTCGCCGCAAATCGCGCGTCATCACCCCGCGTACTCCAGGTGAATTAGATGCTATGCAAGCTGCCGGAGAGATTGTTGGACACGCACTCACTACAGTTCGCGAGGCAGCGAAGCCGGGAGTAAGCACGAAGGACCTAGATCTCATTGCAGAAACCGTCATCCGTGATTCCGGGGCTATTCCTACCTTCCTGGGGTACGAGGGCTTCCCGGCGTCGATCTGCGCTTCAGTCAATGAAGTTATTGTTCACGGGATCCCCTCACCGGAGCGCTATCTAGATGATGGTGATTTAGTCTCCATAGATTGTGGGGCAACCCTCGACGGGTGGGTGGGGGATTCTGCCCTCACGTTTGGGGTAGGGGAGGTTGCGGATGAGGTTGATGCCTTAAATAAAGCAACCGAATGGGTGCTAGAACAAGCGATGAAGAAAATGATGCCGGGGAATAGACTGACCGATATTTCTCATGCGGTGCAAGAAGCAACTCATGCGGCTGAGCAACGCTTCGGTGTGATCTTGGGCATAGTTGAAGGCTATGGGGGACACGGCATTGGGCGGAACATGCATGAGGATCCCTTCGTACCAAATGAAGGTAGAGGAGGGCGCGGCCCCCGAATTTTAGAGGGGTCAGTCCTAGCAATAGAGCCTATGTTGTGTCTCGGGAGCGGGGAAAACGAGGAGTTATCCGACGGATGGACGGTGGTAACCGTAGATGGCGGGGTCGCGTCTCATTGGGAGCACACCGTAGCTGCTACGTCCTCTGGGCCGAGGATTCTCACCCCGCGTGTGGGAGGGCAAAACTAA
- a CDS encoding L,D-transpeptidase translates to MSYKPRHAKPSKTKQRVTIVASSGAVAAGIALNPANAAAVEVPQLPQLNVPQLPTPDQAAAQLDHQARDWVWNNRNYWQSQAQQLPEGSSQQASQAIDGVVEAIYPGMIAELTPAPVQLEPAAPVTNAPGDHSVCPAAAKACIDLEGHRSWLQENGQVTYGDVPISSGAAGTPTPKGTYTVTRKVKDEISHEFNNAPMPYSVYFTNTGIAFHEGDVNVPSAGCIHLSQQDAIHYFNNLEVGDTVYVY, encoded by the coding sequence ATGTCCTATAAGCCTCGTCATGCTAAGCCGTCCAAGACTAAGCAGCGTGTCACTATCGTTGCCTCTTCTGGTGCGGTAGCGGCAGGTATTGCACTTAATCCCGCCAACGCTGCCGCTGTGGAAGTACCGCAGCTTCCGCAACTTAATGTTCCGCAGCTTCCAACCCCGGATCAAGCTGCTGCCCAGTTAGACCATCAAGCTCGGGACTGGGTCTGGAACAACCGTAATTACTGGCAATCCCAGGCTCAACAACTGCCTGAGGGTTCCTCACAGCAAGCTAGCCAAGCTATTGATGGTGTGGTAGAGGCTATTTACCCCGGAATGATTGCCGAATTGACCCCGGCCCCAGTTCAACTGGAGCCGGCAGCTCCGGTGACTAACGCCCCCGGGGATCATTCCGTATGTCCGGCCGCTGCGAAGGCATGTATTGATCTGGAAGGGCACCGTTCCTGGTTGCAGGAAAATGGTCAGGTGACCTATGGAGATGTGCCGATTTCTTCTGGCGCCGCCGGCACTCCTACCCCTAAGGGCACTTACACGGTGACCCGCAAGGTTAAGGATGAAATCAGCCACGAGTTCAACAATGCCCCGATGCCGTACTCGGTGTACTTCACCAACACGGGGATTGCTTTCCACGAGGGTGACGTCAATGTACCTTCGGCAGGGTGTATTCACCTCAGCCAGCAGGATGCAATTCACTATTTCAACAATCTTGAGGTAGGCGACACCGTCTACGTGTACTAG